The genomic region CCTCGGCGAGCTCGCGCGCCACTACCTGCCCGAGGCCGCGCGCACCGGCGCCGCCGAGGGCGAGCCGCTCGCGCGGCTCGCGGCGCTCGCGCCGCTGGTCGAGGGGCGGACCTGCGTGGGCGGGAGGGCCGCGGCGTACGTCTGCGAGGGCGGCGCCTGCAAGCTCCCGGCGACCGACGTCCAGGGGCTGCGGGCCGCGCTCGCGTGATCATATTTGGGCCTCGAAAGGGAGGACCTGGATGGCAATCGCACACGAAGGCAGGACCACCTCGATGGTGGAGCAGCAGACGGCGAAGGTGCCGTCGCTCGCGTACATGGGCATCGCGGTGGGCGCGATGGCGGCGTCGGCGGCGCTGCTGTTCACCGGCCGTAAACAGCTCGCCAACTTCGTCGGGCAGTGGGCGCCCTCGATCCTCATCGTCGGGCTCTACAACAAGGTGGCGAAGGAGCTCGCGATCCCGCGCGCCACCGGCTACGGCACGGCCTAGCGGCCCGCGCACGCGGCGTGGACCTCAAGGGAAGACGGGCGCTTGCCCGCCCGCCCGCGGCCCCGAGGCCTCTGGCGCACCCGGATGAGCCCGGGTATGCTACGCGTCATGCACATGGGCTTCGGCGAACTCCTCATCGTTTTCATCGTCGTGATGCTGGTCTTCGGGGCGAACAAGATCCCGCAGCTCGGGGACGCGCTCGGCAAGGGCATCCGCAACTTCAAGAAGGCGCAGCGCGACGACGAGATCGACGTCACGCCGCAGAAGCAGGCGCCCTCGCAGCTCTCCGAGAACGCGGCGACCGCCGCCCCGCAGCAGCGCGCCACGGCCGAGGCCAAGAAGGCCTAGCCGCTCCGCTCACGCACCGCACCCGCGCGGCTCCCTCTCCGGGACGCCGCGCTTTTCTCATTCGTCGCGCTCGTCGCCGGCGAGGCGCGCGGCGCCGGACCGCGCCGTGGGGCCACGCTCCCTATCGCCCCTCGGCCTGGATCCGGAGCGCCAGCCCGCGGTCCGCCGGCGCGTCGGCGATGGGCACGAGGAACGGCAGCCACTGGCCGGCGCCGGCGCGACCCGGCGCGCGCGCGGCCACGTCGCGCAGGAGCAGCTTCGCCTCCGCCGCGCTGCCGATCCCGTAGAGCTCCTCGGGCGTCGGCACCGCGCCCGCGACCCCCTCCGCCTCGGCGGCCACGCGCTCGCCGTCGAGCAGCGAGATCTTCACGCGGATCGGCCCGCCGGCCGCCTGCTGCGACTGGACCCGGCCGCGCACGAAGACGATGCTCTTCCCGCTCGCGGTCTCGTACAGGCCGTTCGAGACCTCCGAGGCGAGGATGAGCGGTTGACCCGCCGCGCTCACCGTCGAGACGCCGTCGCGGCGCAACAGGAGCCGCAGGTCCACCCGCCCCTCGCCGCGCCAGAACATGAAGAAGCCGACCGCGACGGCGAGGAGCGCGGCCAGCGAGAGGGCGTTGAGCGCCGCGGCGCGCAGGCGGCTCGGGCCGGCCGGCTCGGGCGCCGCCGACGGTGCGGGAGCGCTCGGGGCGGGCCGGGAGTCCGGCGCCGGGATCGCAGCCGGCTCGGCCGTCGCGGGCGCCCGCTCGCGCGGGGCGGTGACCGCGGTGACCGCGGGGACGGCCGGGGCAGGCGAGGCGGCCGGGGCACGGGGAGGCAGGTCGAGCTCGAGCCCGCTCGCGCCGCCCTCGAGGTCCGCGTCCTCGAAGCTGTGCTCCGCCGGCGCGTCTCGCTCGGCCCGCATCGCGGGCGCGGCGCCCCCCTCGGCGGCGAGCAGGTCGGAGAGATCGGTGGCCCGGGCGTGCGGCGGCCCCGGCTTTCCGTTCCGCGACCCCGGCTCCGGCGACTCGAGGCCGAACGGATCGGGCGGCACGGCGAACGGATCGGGTGGGACCTCGGACGCGCGCTCGCCGGAGGGGGCCGAGGCGACCGGCACCGGGCGGCCGAACGGGTCGGGCGGCAGCGCGCCCGCGTCGGCGGCCGGAGCGGTCCGCGGCGACGGACCCGGCGCAGCCGAGGGCGCGGGCGATGGCGGGAGCGGGCCGCCGGGCGCCTGGACCGGCTGCGCGAACGGGTCGGAAGAGGCCGCCGTCCCGAAGGGGTCGGCACGATCGAGCGGGCGGGCCGCCGCCGCGGCGAAGGGATCGTCCGCCGCGGCGCCCGCGGGCGCGCCGCTCGCGAAGGGGTCGTCCTGTGGCGCGGGGCGCGGGCTCGCCGCCGCGAACGGATCGGGTGAGGCCGGGCGAGGGGGCACGGCCGCGAAGGGATCGGGCGGCGCCGGGCGAGGCGGCACGGCCGCGAAGGGATCGGGCGGCGCCTGGCGAGGCGGTACGGCCACGAACGGATCGGGCGGCGCCTGGCGAGGCGGCACGGCCACGAACGGATCGGCCGCAGCGGCGCGCGGCGCCGGGGCCGAGGGCGGCGTCGAGGCCGGGCGCGGCGGCGCCGCGAGGGGGTCGCCCGGGGGACGGGGGGCCGCGCCGGACGGCGCGCTCGCGGGAGCGCCCGGCGGCGGGGCGGCGGCGGCGGCGCCCTCCGGGCCGGGGAGGATCTGGAAGACGGTCCGGCACTGGCTGCAGCGGACCTTCGCGCCGCGCGGGCCGACCTTGTCGTCGGCGACGCGGAACCGGGTCTGGCAGGCGTTGCAGGTGACGATCATGGCGGGACCGGAGCCGCGCTCCGACCCTCCCGAGACTACACCGGGATCTCCTTGACACCAAGCCGAGGCGCCGAGAACAATGCCCGCTGATCCTCCTCCTGGAAAACTCCATGTCTGACGAGCAGATCCCTCCCGGCGATAGCGAGCCGGGCAGCGGGCGCGAGCCCAAGGTCATCAAGCGCTACACCAACCGTAAGCTCTACGACACGGAGGAGTCCCGCTACGTCACGCTGGAGGAGATCGCCGGGATGATCAAGGCGGGGGCCGAGGTCCGAGTCCTCGACAACCGCACCAAGGAGGACCTGACGAGCGTCACCCTCGCGCAGATCATCTTCGAGGAGGAGAAGAAGACCTCCAAGGTCGGCCTCCGGATGCTGCGCGAGCTGGTCCGCCACGGCTCGGATCGCGCCCAGCAGTTCGTCGAGGAGACCCGCGACGAGCTGCGCGGGAAGGTGGAGCAGGTCCGCCAGGCGGCGGAGCAGCGCGTCCAGACCCTCCTCTCCAAGGGGCAGCAGACCCAGGACCGGGCCCGCGAGCTGGTGGTCTCCTCCCAGGAGGCGGTGAACCAGTTCCAGCGCAAGGTGGACGAGCGGGTCCGCACCGCGGTGGAGGGGATGAGCAGCCTCTCCGACCTGCGGCGCGAGATCGCCGAGCTGCAGGCGCGCCTCGGCGAGATGGAGCGCAAGCTCGCCGAGCTCGAGAAGAAGCCGTAGCGCCCTCCCGCGGGGTCCGCGCTCGCGAAGGCGCGAGCCGTGGCCCCCGGGCTCCCTTCAGCGCGGCCGGAGCTGCCGGCGCGCCTCGGCCACCACCGCGCGCGTGAGCCGCTCCACCGCCGCCGGCGCGAGCCGGGCGTGGTGCCAGTGCAGCGGCACGTCCAGCGCCGTGCCGCGGACGAGCTCCACCAGCCGCCCGGCCGCGAGGTGCGGCCGCGCCAGCGCCTCCGGGTTGAGGCACCACGCCACGCCGGCGAGCGAGGCCTCGAGGAAGGCCTGGGTGGTGGGGAGGCCGTGCGTCGGCGGCTCCACGTCCTTGCGGCAGACCTTCCGGAGCCAGCGCCGCTGCAGCTCGTCCTTGCGGCTGAGCTGGAGCGTGGGCGCCCGCGCCAGGGACGCCGCGTCGACGCCTCCGGCGAAGTGGCGGGCCACGAACGCCGGGCTCGCGGTCGCGAGGTAGCGGAGCCCGCCGAGCGGCACGCTGCGGCAGCCGGGCGAGGGCTTCGCGCGCGCGGCGACCGCCGCGAGCACCTGCCCGGTGTGGAGCCACTCGGCCGTGTGCGCCTCGTCGTCGAGCGCGACGTCGAGGAGCGTGTCCTCGCCGGCGGCGAAGCGCGCCATGGCGCCGGGGAACCAGGTGGCGAGGCTGTCGGCGTTGATGGCGACGCGCAGCACCGCCGGGCGGCTCGGGCCGGCGTCGGCGCCGGCCGCCGGGAGCAGGCCGTGCAGGTCACGCTCGAGCAGGCCCACCTGCTCCACGTGGCGGCAGAGGTGGCGGCCGGCGGGCGTGGCCGCGCAGGGCCTGCCGCGCACCACGAGCGGGGTCCCCACCCGCTCCTCCAGGAGCTTCACGCGCTGGGAGACGGCGGAGGGGGTCAGGTGGAGCGCGCGGGCGGCGCCCTCGAAGCTGCCCTCGCGGTCCACGGCGGCGACGGCCTCGAGCAGCGGGTAGTCGAGCATGGCGGGACCCTTCAGCTGTCCTTAACCAGATGAAGCAACTTTCATCGTAGCTGAACCGGCCGCCCGCGCATACTCCGGGCCGTGCTGAGCGTCCTCCTCGCCGGGCTGTCCGCCCTCTGCTACGGCGCCGCCGACTTCTCGGGGGGCTTCGCCTCGCGGCGGAGCCCGCTCGTGCCGGTCCTCGTCACCTCGCAGCTGGCCGGGGCCGTGCTCGCCCTGGCCTTCGTCCTCGCGAGCGGCGAGGCGGTGCCCGCGGGGCGCGATCTCGCCTGGGGGGCGACGGCCGGCGTGGCCGGTGCGGCCGGGCTCGCCCTCCTCTACCGCGGCATCGCCCGCGGGCTCGTGGCGATCGTCTCGCCGACCGCGGCCCTCGTCGGCGCGGCGATCCCGGTGGCGTTCGGGATCCTCTCCGGCGAGCGCCCCAGCCCGGCGGCGCTGGCGGGCGCGGCCGTCTGCCTGCCCGCCGTCCTCCTCCTCTCCTGGGAGCGGGGCGGCGCCGCCGATCGGCGGGCGCTCCGCTCCGCGCTCGGCCACGCGCTCCTCTCCGGCGCGTTCATCGGCCTCTTCTTCATCGCCCTGGCGCGGAGCGCGCCCGGCTCGGGCCTCTGGCCCCTCCTCGCCGCCCGCGGCGCGTCCATCGCGATCCTGGTCGCCGCCGCGCTCGTCTCGCGCCAGCGGCTCGCCGTGGCCCGCGCGGCGGCGCTGCCCACGCTCGTCGCCGGCCTCGCCGACATGGCCGCGAACGTGCTCTTCCTCCTCGCGACGCGCGCGGGCCTCCTCTCGCTCGCGGTGATCGTCGCCTCGCTCTACCCCGCGCCGACGGTCCTCCTGGCGCGCCTCTTCTTCCGCGAGCGGATCCCGCCCGCCCGCGCCATCGGGCTCGCCCTCGCGGTCGCGGGGATCGCGCTCATCGGCCTCCGGTAGGCCGGGCCGGCGCGCGGAGGAGGGCGGAGGCCCCCCTCCCTACGGCAGGCCGTAGCCGTATCGGGCGAGGATGGCCCGCCCCTTCTCGCCGGTGACGAAGGCCAGGAAGGCCCGGGCCGCCGCCGGCTCG from Anaeromyxobacter paludicola harbors:
- a CDS encoding twin-arginine translocase TatA/TatE family subunit; this translates as MLRVMHMGFGELLIVFIVVMLVFGANKIPQLGDALGKGIRNFKKAQRDDEIDVTPQKQAPSQLSENAATAAPQQRATAEAKKA
- a CDS encoding zinc-ribbon domain-containing protein; its protein translation is MIVTCNACQTRFRVADDKVGPRGAKVRCSQCRTVFQILPGPEGAAAAAPPPGAPASAPSGAAPRPPGDPLAAPPRPASTPPSAPAPRAAAADPFVAVPPRQAPPDPFVAVPPRQAPPDPFAAVPPRPAPPDPFAAVPPRPASPDPFAAASPRPAPQDDPFASGAPAGAAADDPFAAAAARPLDRADPFGTAASSDPFAQPVQAPGGPLPPSPAPSAAPGPSPRTAPAADAGALPPDPFGRPVPVASAPSGERASEVPPDPFAVPPDPFGLESPEPGSRNGKPGPPHARATDLSDLLAAEGGAAPAMRAERDAPAEHSFEDADLEGGASGLELDLPPRAPAASPAPAVPAVTAVTAPRERAPATAEPAAIPAPDSRPAPSAPAPSAAPEPAGPSRLRAAALNALSLAALLAVAVGFFMFWRGEGRVDLRLLLRRDGVSTVSAAGQPLILASEVSNGLYETASGKSIVFVRGRVQSQQAAGGPIRVKISLLDGERVAAEAEGVAGAVPTPEELYGIGSAAEAKLLLRDVAARAPGRAGAGQWLPFLVPIADAPADRGLALRIQAEGR
- a CDS encoding polyhydroxyalkanoate synthesis regulator DNA-binding domain-containing protein, with the protein product MSDEQIPPGDSEPGSGREPKVIKRYTNRKLYDTEESRYVTLEEIAGMIKAGAEVRVLDNRTKEDLTSVTLAQIIFEEEKKTSKVGLRMLRELVRHGSDRAQQFVEETRDELRGKVEQVRQAAEQRVQTLLSKGQQTQDRARELVVSSQEAVNQFQRKVDERVRTAVEGMSSLSDLRREIAELQARLGEMERKLAELEKKP
- a CDS encoding LysR family transcriptional regulator ArgP yields the protein MLDYPLLEAVAAVDREGSFEGAARALHLTPSAVSQRVKLLEERVGTPLVVRGRPCAATPAGRHLCRHVEQVGLLERDLHGLLPAAGADAGPSRPAVLRVAINADSLATWFPGAMARFAAGEDTLLDVALDDEAHTAEWLHTGQVLAAVAARAKPSPGCRSVPLGGLRYLATASPAFVARHFAGGVDAASLARAPTLQLSRKDELQRRWLRKVCRKDVEPPTHGLPTTQAFLEASLAGVAWCLNPEALARPHLAAGRLVELVRGTALDVPLHWHHARLAPAAVERLTRAVVAEARRQLRPR
- a CDS encoding DMT family transporter, yielding MLSVLLAGLSALCYGAADFSGGFASRRSPLVPVLVTSQLAGAVLALAFVLASGEAVPAGRDLAWGATAGVAGAAGLALLYRGIARGLVAIVSPTAALVGAAIPVAFGILSGERPSPAALAGAAVCLPAVLLLSWERGGAADRRALRSALGHALLSGAFIGLFFIALARSAPGSGLWPLLAARGASIAILVAAALVSRQRLAVARAAALPTLVAGLADMAANVLFLLATRAGLLSLAVIVASLYPAPTVLLARLFFRERIPPARAIGLALAVAGIALIGLR